TGACGCCCAGGACGGGAACTCCGGTCAAGCTGCTCGGCCGCGAGGATGCTAGCATGTAAGCTTCCCTACCATTCCCTCTTCTATGTTTTTTTGCCCTGATTTATCTAGATTAAGAAATTGACCTAGGGTTAGTTGATTCCCAGCTATTCATTATAAGGATTTGTTTGGTTCAGGAATGACATGGGGATACTTAGGCACTTTTTGATTCGCAGGATTCACAAAACGTAGGAATATGAAAAATACAGGATTggagtggcatgcccacttgaatcctatagggTTCGCAGGATTCACAAAATGTAGGAATACGAAAAAAATGCAGGATTggagtggcatgcccacttgaatcctataggattagcaCGGAGTATTTTATTTCACAGGAAAAATAAAGGAACTGTAAAATGAGGTTGGAGTGGATGCTggatttcctatgaaatgtagtagacatgattccttaggaaaaattcctaaaagattcaatcctatgaatcaaacgaccaaatGCAGGAAAAATTCCAAAGGATTATAACCctccaaaactcatatgaaatttcTTTGAATCGAATGAGCCTTGGGTTGCCGTTCCAAACGCTATTAGATCAACAAATGGAGTATTTTAATCATGGGAACAAACTTTTATAGATACTGTGACTTCCACATGTTTGAATAAATGGTTCGACGTTATTTCGGCAATTACTCACTCTAGATTAATAAATGGGTAACAAATGCGAGTGCTAGGCTGCTTTACGTCACGTGTCTTGTGCGTGCCAGTCTTGGAATGGGCGTTGCATGAAATAAAACATGACTAAAGTATGAAACATAAGTTGATGCGTTGATTGGATTCTGCCATGGCAGTGGCAGTCTTTGGGATAGTCTTAAGAGCATTGTGGTAAATACATTATTTTAGCCTTTTATTTTGTATGTTCTGTGATTCTGTCTATTGGATTTATGGTGTATTGAATAGTGTAGTCTGATGAAGTTCTTGATATTTTTAATATATAGCCGGGAGACTAATCTATGAATCCTTGGCAGAGTTGTTTTGTGCACTTGCATGATTTTATGGGTGGCCTTTACCTTTCATCGCATTCACTAAACAAGCTCTATAACGAAGTGGAAAAGAGTATTGGTGGATGAATTGgtagaagaaaaaaaagaattaGATAGGCACTGGAAAAGCAAAGAAAGATTCTTTGTCCTTGAAAAATCATGCAAGAAGCGAAGCATGTAGATTTTTGTTGCACCAAAGTGCTCAACCAACCTCAAAGCTCAGTTCGAAACCCTAAACATAAGGCGGCGCAGAAGCACGGTATTTAGTCATCCCCGACATGGGTGTTTTCTGCTTTTATTCACGACCTCATGAAAAATATGCACTAACCAGCCTGACTAGTTATAGTGTGTACCCAACACTCTTAACTTTGCCACCAAGTTGGCCGCACTGATAAAAACTCATTATAAATACCAACAGAAACAATCTCTAAAATAAACTCTCTTGCCAATTAAATCTCACCAAGACATCTCTGATTTCTAAAATATTAGACCGACTCAAATAGGTACCAAAAATATCAGACTTCCTTTGGGCGCCAGTTCCTTCTTGGTGGACCCCATCCAAACTCATGCAATTCCATGTAAGAACCCTTGTACGCGTCGCCCCTGATTGATCGGGTGGTCATGACCGTTCAAATAAAAGGCAACAAAATCCTGTTCTATTCAAACCGACCAGATCTCATATTTTCTTTTAGAGAGCTGCAACCATAACTATCCTATATTTCTGATTAGAAAACATTTTTGTTCAACCTCATGCACATGCACAACTAAGCCTCTTTCTCATATGCATGCACACATACGTGTTTCTTTTTTACGTGACTATGCTAGAGTCAGGTTCGCTTTAGCTGATTCTGCTGTGATCATACACAATCAAAGTCGTGGATACGTTTGACTTCTTCATGTCCAGCAGACTGCACTCGGGCACGAATTCATCTTCTTGTCACCTTCCTAATCAATTGTTTGAAAAAACTTTGGCTTGTAGACATCTCTGATTCTTAGGGTCCACTTTCTACATCAACTTGCGGTGCACAAATAGCAGGCTCATACAGTCCATCAACAACGATTGTGGTTGGGGTACACAAAGCCGTATCAGATTACATTTTCTTACAAGTTTCACTGACTAATTTCTTGCTTAGATGATTTTATTTATGTAGTAGTTTTCTAGTCACTATTAAATGGATCAGATTCTTGTTTATTCTTCTACTTCTTATTCATGGATCCCAAGTATGAAATTAGTTCTCCATCTGAGAGTAAGTACATAAGAATGTTAAAGAATTAGTTTCAAGTGAGTTTTTAATTCACAATGATAACAGGCAAACTGCTGATTGCACAGAGTACTCAATATTACCTGCTAATGATTTGGCTTTCAACAGAGCTTACAGTTTGATTTCTGATTCTTTCTGTAATGATTCATTTCTTCCTCTCTTTGTCAGTGACTGGTATAACCTGGAGAAATCGAAACGTGTCAAGGAATTTAGGTGTGGAGAGTTTGATGCTTGTATTGAGAAGGCAATGGCTTGTCAAGGAACTCCTGTAAAGAGAAGAGAAAAATATGCTCGTAGAGAAGATGCTATTATTCATGCTCTTGAATTGGAAAGAAAGCAGCTTGCATTGAAGTACCAGAACCAAGGTTTCAGGGCAGATGACAGCTGCAGTATCCTCTTTGCTGACACAGGGAGGGAGTTTGACGACTTTCCTTCAGAATATTACTCAAGAAACAACGTCCAGGAACCTCAGTTGCATTTGCAAAGCTCAGCATCTCAGCAACGCGTAGATCTCAGCACTACTCGTTATAAAAGCAAAAAGAGTAAAAAACAGAAAGGGGATACCTCTGTTCGCCTTGGTAAAACAAAAGAGTGTGAAGAAAAGTTTATTCATGCTGGTTCAAAAAGAAACTTGTCAGGATCTCTTGATCTGGAAGCTTCAGGGAACACTCTCAGTAATTACGTCAATGGCTTTTCCCTTTCAGGACATACGCAAGAAGGATCAAATGTAGAGAGCGGTGAGAAAAATACAGCCCTGAAAAAGAGAAGATTAGAGGAAGCTATTTTTGAGGCATCTGTTGTCAAAAAACATGATAGATGCAGGCCACTTGCTCAAGTTGTACAGAGTAGCGTCAAATTTCCTCGCTCTTTTCAGTGCAATGATGATTCTGGAACTGTTGTAGTTGAAGGAGGGAAGGATCCTTTGCCTGCTATCTGTCAGGCGAAAAGAAGTGGTGCCACATACCTGTCTGCTGATTCTGGTGATGCACATAGCCGTGACTTCATACCTGTTAAGCAAACAATATTAACAGAAGCTCATCATGAGACAGAAAGTTACCTAAAGCAGGAGGATACTCTTCTCGAAGAGCAAACATTTCCGGGCTTTGTTGAGAAGCAAGAATCTGATTCTTCAATGAGTTTATGTTCAGATACTGAGACAGAAGATGACGCTGAACTTCTGCAAAGTAAGTGCCTCATTGCTACATGCCTTTTCTTTGGATTTTGATTTTGTAAGACACAACAATAAATAATCATGCCCCTGCTTAGGTTGTCAAATATTGATGCCTaatgatattttagggatgttgtAGGATCAATTATTGCCGATCGTGCGATTATTTAGTTATGCGTGAGTGTGGGGCTGAACTGTTGCAAAAATCGAGTACAGCTCATTTCTACTATGCTACGTAGTGTCGTGTACATCTATTTTGTTGGTGCACTTCTTTTATGGAAGTTTGTTGATTAAACTTTGTGCTTTGAGATATGCTAAGTATACTTGTTCATGTTTGTGTTTTGCTACAATAACATACAACCTCCACCTTTGTCTTGAACTTATGATGCTTGATTCCAGTGACTTCCGTAACATTTCTTACTGGATATTTGTCCTTACTTGATCGCATTCCCATTGTTGATATTATTGGCAGGGTATGCTAAGGTACAATCCCCTGAATCAGATGCATGTGATCCTAATTCCCTCAAGGCTTCTAATAAGTCAAGGCATGCAAATGATATTGATGACGATGATGAGATGAACTTTTCTACTCATATTCCTCAGCAAAATGTCTTACTAGGTGAGGATGGTTCTCCTGAGTTAGGTGTTTCCCAGTGGCATATGAAAGGTAAACGCAACCGGCGCACTGCAGTAAAGAGATCAATGGGGAAGGCGGATGAAAATCTGTCATTAGATAGCTCAAGTAGTTTCATGAAGGGGCTGCTCAAAATGGCCAATAAAGGTGACTCTAAAGTTGAGATTATTGATGCGTCTAGCCATCAGCCGTTTGGTCAAAGTTTTCCTGAGAACCAAGAAGGGTTGGATTGTGATCATGATGAAGCAGATTTGGTTGACAAGGCCGCGAGTCATTCAGGAGTTAACAGATACCATGGTAAAGATTATCCCTTATCTTCAGAACCTGTCAGAGATATTGGACGAAGTTACACTTCTTTCAACAACTCTGAAATTTCTTGCAAGACCTCTTTGCTAAATAAAAATGGCAATCAGATAACCTCTATTGATCAGAAGGCATGTGGGGACGGATCTTCATTGTATCAACAAAATCATGGCTCACATCTTGGTTACACTGGGCAGGTGTTGTTTAATGTTGACCTGAAGGTACAGGCTAACTATCAAGGTGAGCATGTCCCATTGGTTTCTTTGATGAGCAGACTGGATGGCAAAGCTATTGTTGGACACCCTATCCAAGTTGGAATTCTTGAAGAAGGTTCAATGGACAGGCTTATTTTGGGCAGTGATCTTGTTCTGGAAAATAGCACAGCAGCACCACCTGCTTGGCCGACAGGCAGAAGGACTGTTATGCCAAGAGTCCCACGTTTGAATCCATCACGAGCAACCTTAGATGGCAATGCCACCGATGAGCAGGGGGTCAAGCATGCAAAGAAAAGCACCACCAGTGTCCGGAGGCCATTTTCGCAGAAATCTCAAAAGAAGCCCTCTGGCTTCAAGAAAGCAAGCTCACCAAGCCAGAAAACCAGACCCCTTTCATCCATTTCCATTGGGAAAAAGTCTCACAGAGAAGGTGGCCAGGCAAAGGCACATAGGCGCAGCGATGTTCTGGGTGGTCTATTGAAATCAGAAGGAGCAATTCCGCTGGTCACATGTGTCCCCGCAAAGGTTGTGTTCAGTAGGATAATGGAAGCAGTTGGCAGGCCGTCCCATGCTCTTGCTCACCGTGCTAGAAAGGCCAGTCCCGCGGTACGGGATCCACCGTAGGTCTTTTGGCTATGCTGGTAGTACGAATGGTTGGCATGGCTTGACCTGGCTCAGGCTTGCAGCTGTTGTATGTACATTTCCCAAAGTCCCAAACTGTCGATGCCTCAAAATCGTCGTTGATCTCTGACTGTCCGTCCGGTGGCTGGTGTGAAGATCGAAAACTGTTTTTGTGTtcagatgccgaagccttggctAGGCAATCTGATGGAAGGAGCTTTCTTCAACAAAGGGGAAACCAGAGTACTGGCCAACGTTTGGAACTGGCTGCCTCTCTCTTTTGTACTGTGAAGGTGCTGACTTTTGTGTTTGATCATGTATCTACATAGTTTACCTTTGTTGTTACATTACATACATAGCCAACAGCTCAACAGATCAATAGTATGTTATATGTAGAAGTTTATATCCAGATTTTGGAGTCATGCTTCACCTGTACAGAAGCATATGTAGGTTAGTGTGTGATACACAGAAGAGCAGCTTCAAATGTTGTGAACACAATCAAAGCTTTCTGGGTAACCTTGTCGACCTCAGTATGTCAATAGTATATGTTACTATTACAGAATCCGCAGTGCTGTGTTGCTGGCATTGTTGTCATCGTCGTCGTTGTTTGTTGTATTTTTCTTGTTTGAAACTGCCATGGTATTTTCCATCTGTCAGTCCCCCGTGGAAGGTGGGACCAAGTGGTTATTTCAAAGAGTGTAAAAAAAGTGGTTATTACATTTCCTTCATCTTTCTGTAAAATATATACCTAGGGCGAATCAGTTGGACGTTGTAAAAGAGCACTAGTCTGTGTTTGGAAGTTGTAAAAGACCACTAGTCTGTTTGTGTAGAGCAGCAAACACCTGTAAGTAGCAGACGTGTTCGATCTTGTTGTTGTCAATTGGTGCGGTTAATTACCCGATTATCATGTGACTGTGAGTAAAAGTACTTTCCTTTCCTCTCCAAGTCCCAACCCCTTGATAACCTAGGGTGTTTTCCTTGCTGAATCTCTGTTATATATAATCCCGAAATCTTGCAAAGTTCCATTTCCATTGCTTGTGTAACAATGTACTGTCATGGCTCAGTTCACCTCCATGAGGGGCATGTGTCATTAACACAAACGATCTGTAAAACATTCCTAGGCTGAATCGGCTGGAAATTGTAAAAGACCACGAGTATGTGTTTGTGTAGAGCAGCAAACACCTGAAAGCGGCAGATGCATTCGATGTTGTTGTTGTCAAAACATAGAGTAACATTTGGAATTTTGTGTTCGTTGCTACGACTAATTACTTGATTACCACATGACTATGAGTAAAAGTACTTTCCTTTCCTCTGCAAGTCCCAACCCCTTGAtaacctagggtttcccccttgcCAAATTCCCTTGATATATAAGCCCGAAATCTTACAAAGTTCCATTTTCATTACCGGCGTAACACGGTACTATCACAGCTCAGTTCACCTCCGTGACGGGCCTGAGTCACTAACACAAACAATCTGTAAAATATATCTAAGCTGAATCGGTTGAAAGTTAAAAAAGACCACGAGTCTGTGTTTGTGTAAAGCAGCAAACACCTGGAAGTTGCATACGTGTCAGATCTTGTCTTTGTCAAAACATACAGTAACATTTGGAATTTTGTGTTCGTTGCTACTCTGTTAGTAAAAATACTTTCCTTTCCTCTCCAAGTCCCAACCCCTTGATAACCTAGGGTTTTCCCCTGCCGAATTCCTTTTATACATAAGCCTGAAATCTTGCAAGGTTCCATTTTCATTGGTGGCGTAACACGGTCCTGTCACGGCTCAGTTCACCTCCGTGACGGGTCTGTGTCACTAACACAAATGATCTGTAAAATATACTTAGGCTAAATCGGTTGGAAGTTCTAAAAGACCAAGAATCTGTGTTTGTGTAGAGCAGCAAACATCTGGAAGTGGCAGACATGTCCGATCTTGTCGTGATCAAAATATAGAGTAACATTTGGAATATTGTGTTCGTTGCTACGGCTACTTACCTATTACAATGTGACTGTGAATAAAATTCCTTTCCTCTCCAAGTCCCAACCCCCTTAATAACCTAGGGTTTTTCCCTTGCTGAATCCGTGTTATATATAAGCCCGAAATCTTGCAAGGTTCCATTTCAGTTGCCGGTGTAGCACGGTGCTGTCACGGCTCAGTTCACCTCCGTGACGGGTCTGTGTCACTAACACAAATGATCTGTAAAATATACTTAGGCCAAATCGGTTGGAAGTTCTAAAAGACCAAGAATCCGTGTTTGTGTAGAGCAACAAACATCTGGAAGTGGCAGACATGTCCGATCTTGTCGTGATCAAAATATAGAGTAACATTTGGAATTTTGTGTTCGTTGCTACAGCTACTtacctattactccctccgtcccaaaattcttgtcttagatttgtctaaatacggatgtatcaagtcatgttttagtattagatacatccatatctagacaaatctaagacaagaattttgggacggagggagtacaatgtgaCTGTGAGTAAAATTACTTTCCTCTCCAAATCCCAACCCCCTTAATAACCTAGGGTTTTTCCCTGGCTGAATCCGTGTTATATATAAGCCCGAAATCTTGCAAGGTTCCATTTCAGTTGCCGGTGTAGCACGGTGCTGTCATGGCTCAGTTCACCTCCGTGACGGGCCTATGCCACTAACACAAACGATCTGTAAAATATATCTAGGCTGAATCGGTTGGAAGTTGTAAAAGACCACGAGTTTGTGTTTGTGTAGAGCAACAAACTCCTGGAAGTGGCAGATGTGTCCGATTTTGTCGTTCTCAAAACATAGAGTAACATTTGGAATTTTGTGTTTGTTGCTACCGCTAATTACCCGATCACCATGTGAGCGTGAGTAAAAGTACTTTCCTTCCCTTGATAACCTTGGGGTTTTCCCTTGCCGAATCCCCTTTATATATAAGCCCGGAAACTTGCAAAGTTTCATTTCCATTGCCGGTGTAGCACAGTACTGTCGCGGCTCAGTTCACCTCCGTGACGTGCCTCACTAACACAAACAATCTGTCAGGCAAGTCGAAACACCGTGACTCCTTCAACGGTCATGGTGCACAACATCAAAGAAGAAATTCGTTGTGGTTGCTCGGGGTACTAAGCACTTGGGTTTTGTAATGCAGCGATAGTAATGACTTTTTATCTTGCCTTCTGTTGGGCTTTATTACGAATCTTATTTCTTAATTAATGAAATGTCAAGCTTTCCGGCGAtgcgcgttcagtgggaggagacgttctcgtcgactacgacgcgcctacggtgacttcgtaaaatctaaGATGGTATGCCGGcttagtctctcgaaggtgctcataaatATAGGGTGTGcgcgtgtgcgttcatagggatgagtgtgtgCGTGTATATATATGAGCGTTTGCGT
This region of Triticum aestivum cultivar Chinese Spring chromosome 2D, IWGSC CS RefSeq v2.1, whole genome shotgun sequence genomic DNA includes:
- the LOC123054460 gene encoding uncharacterized protein At1g51745; translation: MGRSSGGEGGGGEGQGEADGGGIADCSPGTIVWVRRRNGSWWPGRIVGQDELAASQVVTPRTGTPVKLLGREDASIDWYNLEKSKRVKEFRCGEFDACIEKAMACQGTPVKRREKYARREDAIIHALELERKQLALKYQNQGFRADDSCSILFADTGREFDDFPSEYYSRNNVQEPQLHLQSSASQQRVDLSTTRYKSKKSKKQKGDTSVRLGKTKECEEKFIHAGSKRNLSGSLDLEASGNTLSNYVNGFSLSGHTQEGSNVESGEKNTALKKRRLEEAIFEASVVKKHDRCRPLAQVVQSSVKFPRSFQCNDDSGTVVVEGGKDPLPAICQAKRSGATYLSADSGDAHSRDFIPVKQTILTEAHHETESYLKQEDTLLEEQTFPGFVEKQESDSSMSLCSDTETEDDAELLQRYAKVQSPESDACDPNSLKASNKSRHANDIDDDDEMNFSTHIPQQNVLLGEDGSPELGVSQWHMKGKRNRRTAVKRSMGKADENLSLDSSSSFMKGLLKMANKGDSKVEIIDASSHQPFGQSFPENQEGLDCDHDEADLVDKAASHSGVNRYHGKDYPLSSEPVRDIGRSYTSFNNSEISCKTSLLNKNGNQITSIDQKACGDGSSLYQQNHGSHLGYTGQVLFNVDLKVQANYQGEHVPLVSLMSRLDGKAIVGHPIQVGILEEGSMDRLILGSDLVLENSTAAPPAWPTGRRTVMPRVPRLNPSRATLDGNATDEQGVKHAKKSTTSVRRPFSQKSQKKPSGFKKASSPSQKTRPLSSISIGKKSHREGGQAKAHRRSDVLGGLLKSEGAIPLVTCVPAKVVFSRIMEAVGRPSHALAHRARKASPAVRDPP